Below is a genomic region from Microcoleus sp. FACHB-831.
ACAGCATACTCTGCTGCATTGGGGAGAGTTTATATGAAAAATCATTACCATTTGTAGTTTCAGCGATCGCATAGGTTTTTAGTGAAGATATGTTTGTCATAAAAATGGTTGATGTTCCTGGGCAAATATATATAGTAAATATCTAATATACGCACGAATAATATATGTATGTATAAGTAAATCTACGTAAAAAAATAGTAATTTTTATTTAAAGTAAATTGCAAGAAGAGTTTTTACTTAACATACATCCCAGCGTAATCTACTATACTTATAAAATACTGAGTGCATCGAAGACACCAAGCATTATCAATCTACAAGATTTCCTCACATTTTTAAGAGAATGGACAAAAATAAGGGTGATCTAAGAGCTCCAATTATTACTAATATCAGCCGGGGAGCGATTCGTAATTGGCTTCGGGTGGTTGTTCTAGTTGTGCTAGATAGTTTAATGCTGACTTTAGCTTGGAGCATTGCCGAGCGATTAGGGACGCAAGTGGAAGGGTTCCATCTTTTGTGGAAAAATCACGACAAACCAGGATTCCTACTGCCGCTTTTAGCGATCAGCATAGGTATTATTGGTGGCGCGGGATTGTATGGAACTGATGACCAACGCCGTAACTTTCCCAGCTTGATCAAAGCTGTAACCCTGGCTCATGTTGTCTTACTAATTACAGCTTTTTTTAATCAATCTGGCGTGTTGATATCCCGTTCGGTATTTTTTTGGGCTTGGTTACTAAGTTTAATTTTCGTGTTTGCCGAACGCCTGCTGCTGCATCAGTCTATCATCACTATTCGCAGTAAAAATTCCCAGCTGCGAGATCCAATTTTTCTGTTAGGAAATCCAGAAGATATTGAGAAGACACAACCATTACTACAGAAAGCGAAGCAATTTCAGGTGGTTGGAACGGCGGATTTATCTATAAGAGAAAATCCCGTCGTATGGTCGCAGACTCTTGACAATATCCGCCGCCAAAAGGTCAGCGAAATATTTGTTTGTTCGTGGCAATCTGTAAAAGATCCGATAATTTTATTTTGGGAATTGAAATCAGCTGGAATCCAATTAAGGGTTTTACCAGTTAGTTTAGAATTACCCAGACAGTGGTCTGAAATTAAGATGATCGGACGGGTTACAACTATACGGTTTAGCTCTCCTCCCATCGTTGGTAGTGATTTTTGGCTAAAACGTGGCTTCGATATACTAGCTTCATCTGCAATTTTGCTATTAATCGGCCTGCCTTTAGTGATAATTGCGATCCTGATAAAACTTGATTCACCTGGTTCAGTATTTTACAGGCAGACGAGGGTCGGGTTAAAAGGTCGGCACTTTAAAGTCTGGAAATTTCGCACTATGGTATCGAATGCCAGCGAGTTGCAAAAAGAACTAGAAGCAAGAAACGAAGTTAAAGGCGGGGTACTTTTCAAATTAAAAGACGACCCCAGAATCACTAACATCGGGAAGTTTCTCAGGCGTTATAGTTTAGATGAATTGCCACAGCTCATCAATGTGTTATACGGTGAAATGAGCCTTGTAGGCCCGCGCCCTCTTCCTGTGCGCGATGTAGAAAGGTTGTCGGAACACCACTTTTTGCGTCATGAAGTGTTACCTGGAATTACAGGTCTGTGGCAAGTTAGCGGTCGTTCAAATGTAGATTCTGATGAAGTTTTCTATTTGGATATAGCCTATATTCAGCACTGGTCCCTTGCTCTGGATTTTAAGATATTGCTACAAACAGTTAAAGTAGTTTTGACCAAGGAGGGTGCTTACTAAAAATTGGGGTTGAGAAATTTTTATTGGGCACGGCAGTAAATAATTGATAGGATCGTGCTGCTATAACGCCAAATTAATGAAAGATCTTGCTGTTGATTTCAAAACTACGGGCGAGCAAAGTTACAAGCACTGGAGTGAAGTTAATAAATAGCAGGCAGGAGTAAAACGCGATCGCGCTTTCATTGCTCTTTTGTTAGGGTTGCTAATTTCGTGCTGACTTACGCTGCTACTGCCAATCCTTTACTGTTGTTTTTCCAAATAAGCTTGCATCACATAATCAAACAGCGTTTTGTAATTTTTAAATTTATAACTGAAACAAAACATTTTTACTATTATAGTTATAGCCTGAGTAGCCTATCCAAAGGATAGCTTGCCTGGGCGAGTATGACAACCAAGGAGATAATTGAAAAAATGTTAATAATGGGAAAATATTTAAAGTATTAGAGGACCTATAAGAGTGGAATTCAAGCCTCTCTCTAACTATCACTGCAAGCCTTCGACTTATATCGCTATAATAAGTTCACGAATAAGGAGCGAGCCATACGTGATATTTTCATAGTCGTAAAAGTCTTAAAAAAGAGGTTGTAATCAAATGTACCTTGTTTATAGTTAGCTTTTATAGAGGTATATATTTACCTGGTGTAATAATTTAATAAAATACACATATCTGAAAACA
It encodes:
- a CDS encoding sugar transferase, translated to MDKNKGDLRAPIITNISRGAIRNWLRVVVLVVLDSLMLTLAWSIAERLGTQVEGFHLLWKNHDKPGFLLPLLAISIGIIGGAGLYGTDDQRRNFPSLIKAVTLAHVVLLITAFFNQSGVLISRSVFFWAWLLSLIFVFAERLLLHQSIITIRSKNSQLRDPIFLLGNPEDIEKTQPLLQKAKQFQVVGTADLSIRENPVVWSQTLDNIRRQKVSEIFVCSWQSVKDPIILFWELKSAGIQLRVLPVSLELPRQWSEIKMIGRVTTIRFSSPPIVGSDFWLKRGFDILASSAILLLIGLPLVIIAILIKLDSPGSVFYRQTRVGLKGRHFKVWKFRTMVSNASELQKELEARNEVKGGVLFKLKDDPRITNIGKFLRRYSLDELPQLINVLYGEMSLVGPRPLPVRDVERLSEHHFLRHEVLPGITGLWQVSGRSNVDSDEVFYLDIAYIQHWSLALDFKILLQTVKVVLTKEGAY